The Methanocella sp. genomic sequence AAAAACAGGACGACCTGTGCGGCGGCCTCGAGTTCAGCTCGACCAGCGAGATAGAGGTCCCCACCAAGCTGATCGACCAGGTGATCGGCCAGGAGCACGCGGTCGAGGTCATCAAAAAGGCCGCGAACCAGCGCCGCCACGTCATGATGATCGGCACGCCGGGCACGGGCAAGTCGATGCTCGCCAAGGCCATGGCCGAGCTGCTCCCCAAGGAGGAGCTCCAGGACGTTCTCATCTACCATAACCCCGAGGACGGTAACAACCCCAAGGTGCGTGTCGTCCCCGCTGGAAAGGGCAAGCAGATCGTCAACGCCCACAAGATGGAGGCCCAGAAGAGCTCCCAGCTGCGCAACCTCATCATCGTCTTCGCCATGCTGGGCATACTGGTCTTCGCCTTCGTCTACATGCACGACCAGTTCATGTGGGCCATCATCGCCGTATTACTCTTACTCTTACTCTTACGCTACGTCACCCCGAAGGAGACGGTCATCACACCGAAGCTCCTCGTATCAAATCAAGGCAAGACGACAGCGCCGTTCATCGACGCCACGGGCGCCCACGCGGGCGCGCTTTTAGGCGATGTGCGGCATGACCCGTTCCAGTCCGGCGGGCTGGAGACCCCGGCGCACGACCGCGTCGAGGCCGGAGCCATCCATAAGTCAAACAAGGGCGTACTGTTCATCGATGAAATAAACACGCTCCGCATGGAGAGCCAGCAGCAGCTGTTGACTGCCCTGCAGGAGAAGAAGTTCCCGATCACCGGCCAGTCCGAGCGCTCCTCGGGCGCCATGGTCAAGACCGACCCGGTACCGTGCGACTTTATCATGGTCCTGGCGGGCAACCTGGACGCGAAGGAAGGCATGCATCCCGCGCTGAGGAGCCGCATCAAGGGCTACGGCTACGAACTATACATGACCGACTCCATGGAGGACACCCTGGAGAACCGCCGCAAGCTCGTGCGCTTCGTGGCCCAGGAGGTCATCCGGGACGGCAAGATCCCGCACTTCGACCACGGCGCCGTGGAAGAGGTCATCCGCGAGGCGAGGCGCAGGGCGGGCCGCAAGGGCCACCTGACCTTAAAATTAAGGGACCTCGGCGGCCTCGTGCGCGTCTCGGGCGACATCGCCCGGGCCGAGGGCGTCACCCTGGCGACCGCGGACCACGTGCTAAAGGCAAAAAAGATCTCCCGCTCCGTCGAGCAGCAGCTCGCCGACACCTACCTCGACCAGAGGAAGGACTACCGCCTGTTCAAGGCGGCCGGCGAGGAGGTCGGGCGGGTCAATGGCTTAGCCGTCATCGGCGGCGACTCGGGCATCGTGCTGCCCATCGTGGCGGAGGTGACCCCGGCCATATCCAAGTCGGAAGGCCACGTCTACGCGACCGGCAAGCTCAAGTCCATCGCAAAGGAATCGGTCCAGAACGTGAGCGCGATCATTAAGAAATTCACCGGCTACGACATCTCGAGCATGGACGTCCACATCCAGTTCGTGGGCGCCTACGAGGGCGTCGAGGGCGATAGCGCCTCCGTCTCGATAGCTACGGCGGTCATATCGGCGCTGTCCCAGATACCCATCGACCAGACCGTGGCCATGACCGGGTCGCTCTCGGTGAGGGGCGAGGTGCTCCCCATCGGCGGCGTCACCTACAAGATCGAGGCGGCCGCGCTGGCGGGCATCAAGACCGTGCTCATACCGAAGTCCAACATGGGCGACGTGCTCATCGAGGAAGTCTACAAGGATAAGATCAAGATCGTGCCCGTGTCCAACATCAGCGAGGTGCTGGAGTACTCCCTCGTGGGCAAGATGAAGGAGTCCTTCCTGGACAAGATCCGGAACTTCAGCATGGACAAGATGGGCATCGGCATCTTCGATAAGGCCCTGCCCCACTGAACAATCTTAATATCGGGCGCCAGCTATAAAGGGCGCCCTTATATCCTTTTAGTAACTTTTTACAATATAGACGTGAGAAAATGGAATTCTACGATGTCAGGGAGATCGACGGCTACACGACCGCGATCGCTTACGATAACGGGGAGGTCGACGAGATCTCCGAGCACTTTGTCACCGGGGGAGCGGTCCGCGCCCTCGCCGGGGGGTCCTTCGGCTTCACCAGCGTCGACGATGTGAAACAGATGAGCTCCGCAGTTAAGGACGCCATCGCCATCGCCAAAAAGCTGGACAGGCTCAACCCTCGCCCTAAGATCGAGCTGGCGCCCATCCAGAAGATCAAGAAGGACGTCTACCGCGTCAAGAAGAGGCCATCCGACGTGTCCCTCGAGGAAAAACAGCGTCTCGTGAAAGACATCGAGGCGGCGCTCAGGGGAGAAGGCATCACGAGCACGAAGGTCTCCTATTCCGAGTCATATTCGCACAACCTGTTCCGGTCCTCCGAGGGCGACGAGTCAGAGTACGACACCTACCGGACCGGCTTCAGCTGTATCGCCGTGGCGAAGGACGGCGCCAACATGCAGATGGGCCGGCGGAGCTA encodes the following:
- the lonB gene encoding ATP-dependent protease LonB; the protein is MSEEIINEKQDDLCGGLEFSSTSEIEVPTKLIDQVIGQEHAVEVIKKAANQRRHVMMIGTPGTGKSMLAKAMAELLPKEELQDVLIYHNPEDGNNPKVRVVPAGKGKQIVNAHKMEAQKSSQLRNLIIVFAMLGILVFAFVYMHDQFMWAIIAVLLLLLLLRYVTPKETVITPKLLVSNQGKTTAPFIDATGAHAGALLGDVRHDPFQSGGLETPAHDRVEAGAIHKSNKGVLFIDEINTLRMESQQQLLTALQEKKFPITGQSERSSGAMVKTDPVPCDFIMVLAGNLDAKEGMHPALRSRIKGYGYELYMTDSMEDTLENRRKLVRFVAQEVIRDGKIPHFDHGAVEEVIREARRRAGRKGHLTLKLRDLGGLVRVSGDIARAEGVTLATADHVLKAKKISRSVEQQLADTYLDQRKDYRLFKAAGEEVGRVNGLAVIGGDSGIVLPIVAEVTPAISKSEGHVYATGKLKSIAKESVQNVSAIIKKFTGYDISSMDVHIQFVGAYEGVEGDSASVSIATAVISALSQIPIDQTVAMTGSLSVRGEVLPIGGVTYKIEAAALAGIKTVLIPKSNMGDVLIEEVYKDKIKIVPVSNISEVLEYSLVGKMKESFLDKIRNFSMDKMGIGIFDKALPH